Genomic DNA from Bacterioplanes sanyensis:
CGTGCAATGGCCACTGGTGACGCGCTTGAGTGTGGGTATCGTCATCGGCACCGCCATTGGTGTCGCGCTCATCACCCAGGTGCCAGGCCCAGTGCTGCAAAACATCATCGGTGTGTTTGCGTTGTTGCTGGCGGGCAAAATGTTCTTCGACCTCAACCCCGGCAGTGACGGTACCATCCCGTCAGTACCGGCGATGGTGGGCGCCGGCGGCGTCATCGGTTTTGGCTCTTCCTGGTTTGGCATTGGCGGCGGCACCTTCACCGTGCCCTATTTAAGCTGGATGCGCATTCCCATGCGCCAAGCAGTCGCTACCTCTGCGGCCTGCGGTTTACCGATTGCCATCACAGGTGCCATCAGCAACGTTTGGGCAGGTTGGAACAACCCGTTATTGCCCAGCTGGAGCAGTGGCTTTCTGTACTGGCCAGCCATCGTTGGCATCGTATTGACCAGTGTTCCGATGGCCAAAGTCGGCGCGCGACTAGCCCACCGGCTGGATCAGAACAAACTGAAAAAAGGTTTTGCCTTGCTGCTGTTGGTAGTCGGGCTGCGCTTCTTGCTCGGTTGAACCGAGCCAGACGTATGCGCTCTTAAACTGTCACACGGATGGCCGACACTGCCACCCAATCATTTGATAAGGACCCAATATGCTGAAGTACCCGGATATCGACCCCGTTGCCATCGCCATCGGTCCGCTGCAGATCCACTGGTATGGGCTGATGTATTTGCTGGCGTTTGGCACCGCCTGGTGGCTGGCCAACTATCGCGCGCGCCAGCCCGGCTCAAACTGGACGGCTGAGCAAGTCAGCGACCTGATCTTTTATGGCGCCATGGGGGTCATTCTTGGTGGCCGCTTTGGTTACGTCATGTTTTATAACTTCTCACAGTTTCTCGACGACCCAATTTGGTTGTTGCGCGTGTGGGAAGGCGGCATGTCCTTCCATGGTGGACTGCTGGGTGTGCTGATCGCGGTGGCGATATTTGCGCGCAAATATCAAAAGAACTTTTTTGATGTCGGCGATTTCGTCGCGCCTTTGGTGCCCATTGGTCTGATGTTCGGACGCATCGGTAATTTCATTGGCGGCGAGCTGTGGGGCCGAGCAGCGGATCCTCAAGCTGTGCCTTGGGCCATGGTTTTCCCACGTGCCGATGAGCTGGCACGTCATCCGTCGCAGCTGTATCAAGCCGGCTTGGAAGGCTTAATGCTGTTCATCGTATTGTGGTGGTACTCCAGCAAGCCGCGCCCACGCATGGCGGTGGGTGCTGCGTTTTTGCTTGGCTACGGGATTTTCCGTACCATTGCCGAATTCTTCCGCGAGCCCGATGCGCACATCGGCTTTGACCTGTTTGGCTGGATGAGCCGTGGCCAGTTGCTGAGCCTGCCGATGATCGTTGCAGGCTTATTGCTGATGGCCTGGGCTTATCGTCGTCGCCCCCAGAGTGTTTAAACAACCATGCAACAGTATCTCGATATGATGCGCCACGTGCGCGAACAGGGTGTGTTCAAACAAGATCGTACCGGCACCGGTACCTACAGCTGCTTTGGCTACCAGATGCGCTTTGACCTGAGCCAGGGCTTTCCGCTGGTGACCACCAAAAAGTTGCACCTGCGCTCCATCATTCATGAACTGCTGTGGTTCTTAAGTGGCGACACCAACATCGCCTACTTAAAAGAAAACGGCGTTTCTATTTGGGATGAGTGGGCCGATGCTGATGGCAATCTGGGGCCAGTCTATGGCTCGCAATGGCGCAGCTGGCCAGCGGCGGATGGCCGCCAGATTGATCAAATCAGCCAGTTGATCGAGCAGGTTCGCAACAACCCGGATTCACGTCGTTTGATCGTCAGTGCTTGGAATGTCGGTGAAATCGACAATATGGCCTTGCCGCCTTGCCATGCTTTTTTCCAGTTCTACGTCGCCGATGGCAAGCTGTCGTGTCAGTTGTATCAGCGCAGCGCCGACGTATTTTTGGGTGTGCCGTTTAACATTGCCAGTTACGCCTTGCTGCTGCATATGATGGCACAGCAATGCGAGCTGGAGGTGGGTGATTTTGTCTGGACCGGTGGTGATGTGCATTTGTATGCCAACCACCTAGAGCAAGCCGACCTGCAACTGACGCGTGAGCCGCTGCCTTTGCCGCAGCTGGTTATTCAGCGCAAGCCGGAATCCTTGTTCGACTATCAGTTTGACGACTTTGTTATCGAAGGATACCAAAGCCACCCGCACATTAAGGCACCGGTCGCGGTCTGACCTGCCTATCCTCCCGATAGGGCTGACGAGAAAGTCTGAGTTAATCACCGCTGGCTATACTGGTTACGTTGTATAGCTGCGGTTGTTTTCCTGATGACACAAGTCAGCCCGATCCCGCACCAGCGGTCGCAATTATTTTGCTTAAGCTTGGACGATTCCGCCTTTGACTTCTGGCAAGCACAAGCCCGAGGTGAAGCGCTGATAAGCCGCTGCGACGGCTTTGCCGACATGAGCAGCCAATGGTTGCAGTCCCCCGACAGCGCGCTGGCGATTGCCGCCAGCCATTACGATGGCAGGCTGCGCGACTTGCTGGAACGGCTGCAACTGACCCTGCCCGATGCCCCGGTGATTGTGCTGTTGCAGCAACCGTGCGGCGCGGATATTGCCGTTGAGCTGATCGACCTAGGCGTACAGGAAGTGGTGGTCTCGCCTGAGTCGGGCTGGCAACTGGACGACTCATTGGCACTGGCCAGCGCTCGCAAACACCATGAGCTGCAACTGCAGCGCAGCTCTCATTACGACTGCCTAACAGGATTAGCCAATCGCACCCTGTTTCAGGACCGGCTGGATTACAGCTTGGCGCAAAGCCAGCGCCGTCAACGCGGTTTGGCACTGCTGTTTATCGATCTTGATCGCTTTCGTATCGTCAATGACGTATTCGGTCACGATGGCGGCGATGAGGTATTAAAAGTCATCGCAGCGCGTCTGCAACAATGCGTGCGCCGCGCCGACACTTTGGCTCGGCTGGCCGGCAACAGCTTTGCGGTATTGCTCGACAACATCAATGACACCCACATCGCTGAGCTGGTGGCCGACAAGCTGCGCTTGCGCATCAATCAAGCGATCGAGCTGGGCGAAGAAGAAGTGTTTGTTAGCGCCAGTATCGGTATGGAACTGGCCACCCGCGTCGGTTTCGATGCCGGCCAGCTGGTGCGACGCGCGGAGTTGGCGTTGCATCAAGCAAAACAGCAAGGGCGCCAGCGCAGCCAGCTGTACGAAGATCAGCCCTCGCCCATCAGCAGCGTACGCGCAGGGCTGGAGAGCTCATTGCACCATGCGCTGGAGCGCGATGAGCTGTACTTGGCCTATCAGCCCCAGGTGCAAGTCGATAGCCGCCGCTTTGCTGGCGTCGAAGCGCTGATGCGCTGGCAACACAGCAGCCTGGGTTCAATTCCACCGGCGGTGTTTATTCCGGTGCTTGAAGACACAGGCTTGATCGAGGCCTTTGGTGAATGGGCCATTCGCAGCGCCTGCCGACAATATCAACAATGGCTGCAACAAGGCCAAGTACCGGACAACAGCAAGGTCTCCGTCAATCTGTCACCCAGGCAGTTCCGCCAGGATAACTTGGAGCAAATCGTTCGTCGCACCTTGACCGAGACCGGCCTGCCTGCCCATAACCTGATGCTGGAAATTACCGAGAGCATGCTTATGACCAGCGTCGAGCAAAATGCCGAGTTGCTGTCGCGGTTGCGTGAATTGGGCATCGGCGTCGCGATTGACGATTTTGGCACCGGCTATTCGTCGTTGGCGTATTTGAAAAATCTGCCCATCGATGTACTTAAAATCGATCGCATGTTTGTCAAAGACATCGTCGACAACGCCGATGATGCCGCCATCGCTCACTCCATCATTAATCTCGCCCACAACCTCGGGCTGAAGGTCATAGCCGAAGGCGTGGAGGATGTCGAGGTGCTGGAAATCCTCAGTTTACTCGGCTGCGATCAGTACCAAGGGTATTACTTTGCCCGCCCCAGCAACGCCGCAGACATACCCGATTTGGTGGCCCGCTGCCGCTGACGTATGATGCCGCTTGAATTACCAACCTCAGTGTAATGGAGCTGCTGTGTCACTTGCTTTGATCGTTGCGAAAGCGCAAAACCACACCATTGGCCGTGATAATAAACTGCCCTGGTACCTGCCCAATGACCTCAAATACTTTAAGCAAGTGACACTCGGCAAGCCGATTATTATGGGCCGCAAAACCTACGACAGCATTGGTAAACCACTACCAGGGCGCACCAACATCGTTATTACCCGGCAAACCGATTATCAGCCGCCGCAGGCCGACGAGAGCGTGCGCGTGGTCGACAGTCTGGAGGCGGCGCAGCAACTGGCGGAGCAAATACTGCTGATCAACGGCCAAGACGAGGCCATGATCATTGGTGGGGCAGAGATTTACGCTTTGGCGTTGCCGTTAGTCGAGCGTATGTACATCACCGAAGTGCACGCCAAGGTGGATGGCGACGCGTTTTTCCCCGCTTTTGATACCCAGCAATGGCAGCCCGTGGCGCGGGAAGACTTCAGCGCCGAAGGTCCAAATCCATACGATTACAGCTTTGTTGTCTACCAGCGCCGCTGAACCTTAGCCACCGTCCGCGCTCTAACCCCGCTGGAAACGCATCACGCCTAGGGAATAGCAGTGCGGACGCTGCATTTAACATTACTACTGTCAGTCGTGCTGCATGGCTTGGCCTTATGGTGTTGGCCAAATTCGACAGCATCATTCCACCCTCTACTTGTAACCCAGACGGTGGCCCTGAATGTGACGTTGGCGCCGTCGAAAAGTCCCTCTGGGGCTGGCACTGTCGCCGAGCAGATATTAACGCCTACGCCATCAACGCCAGCACCTGATAAGCCAGAAGCGGGTGCAGCAGCACCTCACACCCAGCCGCAAACGTCACCTAAGACACCATCACTTGCCAACACGCCGCCCGCGAAAACGTCAGCGCCAAAAACAGTCATCAACTGGCAACTGCCCAGCGACTTGTCCGTCCCCACACCAATCGAGCATCCATCGACCACAGGCACCACTGACGGCGAAATTTTCGACCCGCGCCTGCGGCGCTCGGTGCTAGAAACCAGGCAAGTCCAAGAACAGCAGAGAGCGGCGGTACGTACTGACATCAGCACGCATGCACTCAGCGGCGAAGGCCGACGCTATATTCGCGCTGGCGACCATTGTTTTATTCACCAAGCCGCCGACCCGTTGGATGAGGACAGTTTCGAAACCTGGTCTCCCGTTCGCTGCGTCACCGACAATCGGCGCTAGCCAGGCAATATTGGCCCTTACTTCTGTCATCCACTGCGCCGACAATGGCAGCAACCGCGTCATGAGAAAGCCAATGAAATACACACTGAAAGTCTATGCCGGTAGCGAAGCACTGACACACATCCGCCAGCACGGTTTGCAACCTGATGATATCGACATGTTGTTGGGGGCATCCGGCGGGCCGAAGTGGTTGTCATTAGCCGCGATGGATCGCTATTGGTTAAGCGAATGGTTTGCCCAGCGCAGTAAACCGCTGCATTTGTTGGGCACATCGGCCGGAGCCTGGCGTTTGGCCTGCTTCGCTCGCACTGACGCATTGGCCGCTCACCAGCGCTTTCAGCAGGCCTACATGAGCCAACGCTATTCGGACAAACCGAGCGCTGCCGAAGTAGCCGCTGGATGTCAGGTCATTCTGGACGACATGCTCGGCGATGACGGCGCCAGCGAAATCATTCAGCACCCAGTGATGCGCTATCACACTCTGGCGACACGCTGTCGAGGCCTGGCCCGTTTTGACACTAAAGCACTGCAATCGCTGGGTTTATTGGGCGCTATGAGTGCCAATGTGGTGGCACGCAGTGCCATGCGCCCATGGTTGCAACGCACCTTGTTCCACCACCCGCAGCAACCGCCCATCAGCTACTTTCCCCATTTACCCGCCCAGCGCGTCACCTTAAATGAACACAACCTGCAGCCGGCGCTCATGGCCACCGGCGCGATCCCATTGGTCATTGCCGGAGTGAAGCACATACCCGGTGCCAAGCGCGGTACCTATCGCGACGGCGGCATTACCGACTATCAATTTGATCTGCCAGTGCTACCACAAAGTGGTTTTGTGCTGTATCCGCACTATTTTGCGCGCGCACCGAAAGCAGGCTGGTTCGATAAGAAGTTATCTTGGCGTCAGGCGTCCGCGCACCACTACCGGCGCACCATTATGATCACCCCGTCATGGGAGTTTGCGCAGACGTTGCCCGGCGGGCGGATTCCAGATTTGGAGGATTTTTACCAATTCACCGACTACGACGTACGCAGAGCTCGATGGGAGCAGGCGGTCAGTCAGTGCCAACGTTTGGCGGATGATTTGGCCACCATCGATCAACAGCAGCGCTGGGCCGAAGTGGCCGAGCCGCTGCCGTGGTAAATCGGGGTTATTCGGCGGACGTTTGCTGCGCCGCTTGCTGAGCCTGATGCTGCATCACGCGCTGCACCACGGTTTGATACTGAGCCTGAGCTTGATTCAGCTGCTCCAGTAACTGCTCGCTGCTGTCATCGACGGTTTTCATACCGTCTACTAGGGCTTTGCTAAGGGCATCGCCCGCGGCTTTCACCTCATCCATCTGCATCACTTGCTGCTGTGCTTGCTGCAAGGCGTTGCGCTGTTCGGTGTATTCCTGCTGCATTTTTTCACGCTGTTCTTCAGTCAGCGATTGTGCTTTTTGTTTGGCTTCTGCTGCAATCTTTTCCAGCTTCTGGCGTGCTTCGTCAGCGTTGACGCCCAGTTCGGCCATCTTGCTTTGCACCATGTCGGCAAAATCGTCTTTTTGCTGTTGCAGTTCAGGCTTCTTCTCCAAGGCTTGCTGCTGAATGGTTTGCAAGCGATTGCCAAGCTGCTGAATCTTTTGCTGCAGCTGCTGCAATACTTGCCCAGCCGTCAGTTGCGCCGGTGCGGCTTCGGTGGCTGTGCTGTCGGCAGCAGAAGTGTCTTCAGCATGGGTGGGTGCAGCCAGCAAAGACGCGGCAAACAATACAGGGAGAGAAATAGAACGCATGAACATGGCTGTCATCCTTATTGGTTTGCCGAGACGGTAGCAGACAGCCCCGGGGCCATGTCAATCGGTGGGCGGTTATAAACGAAACTCGTGCTCAATTTGCACCACCAACTGATCGCTGCCAGCGGGCAATGGCGCCAACGGCAGGGCTGCATCAATGGCACTGGTCACGGCCTGATTCAATTCGCGGTGGGCTGCCGATTGCAGGGCGGTGCTGGAAATTAACTGGCCATCGGCGGCGATCACCAGCTGGTAAGAGACACGGCCGGTCTTTTTCAGTATCTGCGCCGCTTTCGGATAACGAATGTTGTCACGCACTCGGCTGATTAACTGTTGGCGATAGGCATCAAGGCTGACGGAGTCATTGCCGCCAGCGCTTTCCATATTCGCCCCCTCAGGGGCTTTGGGCTCAGGGTTGGGGAGCGGCGTGGCATCGTCGAGCAAGAAACGATAGCGCAGTGGCAGCGTCCAAGAATCGCCGTCTAAGGCTTCAGGCACCTCGACCTTACTCGCCACCACCTGCAAAGCACGCTGCACCTCACTAATCAGCAGCTTGTGGGCGCCGTTTTCGGCCGCCATGACTTCAATGATGTCGCCGTTGCGGCGCAGTGTCAGGCTGACTTCCACCAGACCTTCTTGCTCAAACTGACGTGCCCAAGCAGGGTAAGCCACCTCAGCGTTAAGGGCGTTTTGCATGCGCCACTGCAGCACTGCCGCCAGATAGCGTTGCTGCTCGGCTGGGTCCACCGCTTGCTGCTTGGCACGCTCGGCTTCCAGCGCGGCCAGACGTGCTGCCTCAGCTGCGCGCTGACGTTCCGCTTCTTGCTGCGCCAGACGCTCTGCTTCTAATCGCGCCTGCCGTTCAGCTTCTTCTTTGGCTTTACGCTCCGCCAGTATGCGGGCACGACGTTCCGCCTCTTCGCGTTTGGCTTGCTCGGCTTTGCGTCGTGCGGCTTCTTCGGCGGCTTGCGCCGCCTGCTGTTGCTGCAGTTCCTGCTCGACCCAGCCTTTGTACAAACCGAGACGCGCGCTAGGAATCTTATGTTCGGCCAGCATTTGGCGTTGGCGCTGACTGAGATCGTCCTTCACCTTGCCCAGCATGCGATCGCGGAAGTCGCGCGACGGCGGCAACGGGCCGATCCAGGTGTTCACCAGAAAATTAAACAGCTCCGTGCCACTGCTGCGAATCGCCAGTTGCTGATTCAGATAAATGCGGGTGCCCACGGCGGGCTGATAATCGATGGTGAGCTCATCGCCTTGCAGCAGATCTTCGCGCAGCAATTCAGTCAACTGCTGAATACCACGCGCCACTTGGGCTGATTGGCTGACGTTTTCGTTATTGATGGAGATGTTGTTTTGCCACATCTGCTGCCAGCGCCGCGGCGACCAACGCTTGGCCGCCACCACCAAGCGCATGCGTTTGGCAGTCGCAGCACTGCGCACAAACACGACGTCGTCACTGGCCTGCGACAGGTACAGGCCACCGATGTAAATGTCTTGGGATAAGCGCTGGTAACTGGCGCTGCCATTGAGCACCAATTGCGCCTGAACAGGCATCGCTAAAACACAGAGCAACAATACCGCAGACAGACTTCGCGCCATGATCAATCCTCTCGACATCGGTTCCCCCGCCGAGGCGGGGGCTGGGTGTTAATCCTCAATAGTAAAGAGGACTGCCACGCTGGCGTCTACGGCGCTGGCCTTGATGTAGCCAATGGCGCTTTCGTCCGCCGCCACCGCCGCTTTCATGGCTTCGGCATCATCCATGCTGCGGGGAGGTTGTTGTTTGCCGGAGAAGATACGGCGAGACCAGTAGGCATGCAACTGTGATGGGCTCTTTTGCAGAACCTCACGCACAAACTGCTGACGCGATGGATCGCCCTTTTCCAGATCATAAGGCGTGGCGGTGCTGCCATCGGGGAACTGGCTGGCTTTACCCAAGTAAATACGCTGCACTAACGCCTGATCGACACCGGTGTAGGTATTGGGGTTTTTGACGTTCACAATGACGGCAACGTCCGCCCACAACACACTAGACAAGGTCAGCAGCGCTGCCGTGGTGAAAGCTTGAATACCTTTCATGATAGCGCTCCTTAAAAGACCAGTTGCACAGCCATACGGTACAAGTTACCGCTGGTACCAGGCTCACCACGGTTGGTGATTTCGTTGTGATGGGTGGCTTCCAACTTGAAGGCTGTTGCTTCATCCAAGTCGTAGCGCAAGCCCAAGGTGTAGCTTTCGTCTTCGCCGTCCAACTTCAACTGCTCCTGTACGTCGCCCACTTCACCGCTGTCTACCTGATCCTGCGATTTGGAGTAGGTGGCGTGCACAGTGGCCGCGCCGAAACGCTTGGCAACACTGGCCAACCAGGCAATGTTGTCTACGTACAAGCCGGTGTCGAACTCGATGATGGCGGTCTCCGCCATGGCACTCCAGTCGCCGTTATCCCAGTTCACTGCCAGGTTGTAGTAGTTGGCGTCCTGCTCGTCGAAGTTAAACGCCTCTTGGGTGCTTTTGCTCATGCCAGCCGTCAGCGCTGCGGCGGCGGTTTGTGCCACATCAATACGACGCGCACCCGATGCTGTCAGCGCTGCCAGCGCGTCTTGCGGTGACGTGCCTTGTAAAATGGCACCCAGCGTTGCGCTGTCAGCGTAGCTGTCCAGGTTCATTTCGGTTTGCTGCGCACCGGCGCGGAAACCAAAGTTGCCTTTGTAGAGGTTCAGCGTAATGCCGGCGAAGTTGTTCAACTCCGACTCGTACTCTTCACCAAACAGATCGATCGGCTTGTCACGACGACCAAAGTTCACCTGCAGCTGACCGTCAAAGGTGTCGAAGCTGAAACGACGCGTCACATCGAAACCGTCGTAGTCAGCAAACGGCAAGCTGTAAACGTCGCTGGATGGGCGCACCCAGTTGTAGGCGTAGCCGACGTCCAAAAACTCGGAATAATAGAAGAACGGAATACGCAGACGACCAAAACGTAAGTCGGTCTGATCATTGATGGCGTGGCTTACAAACGCCAACGACGTTTTCACTGCAAAGTCGTCTTCACCACGGGCCGTCATTTGCACCGTTGCACTGGTGGCGTCGGTGATTTGCTTGCTGACTTGCAAGCCCATCATGGTGTCACGTTCAAAGAAACGCGCTTCTTCAGCCTGGTAAGACTCAATGGTGATGTCTTCTTCATCTAGGTAATAAGCGCCAATATTAATAAATCCATACACGTTGAGACTGTCGTCTGCCTGTGTAGCGGTTGCACCTGTGCCCAGGATGGCACAAGTCAAAGCAGTGTATAGTCGAGTTCGCATGCGAGACCTCCTAAATCAGGAGGCGCGATTCTAGCTGAGACGGCAAAACAGTTTTTGATCTAATCGGCGAATATTTGTTTCTTTGTGTGACCAGGCGGCGCAGATAGTCCGCTTAGTCATATCTGGGTCTTAGTAATTGCAAGGACAGCTGTATGCAGCGCCATCAAGAGACGTTAAGGCACCCTTGCACATCGGCCGGGCGACGACGCAAGCGCAGAGCAAAAATCGTCGCTGTCACAAACATCACCAGACTGTACACGCTTGGCGCAATCGACATTTCCGTGCTTTGCAGCACTCCGGTGGTAATCAACAGTGCCAGGGTACTGTTTTGCAAA
This window encodes:
- the lgt gene encoding prolipoprotein diacylglyceryl transferase, which translates into the protein MLKYPDIDPVAIAIGPLQIHWYGLMYLLAFGTAWWLANYRARQPGSNWTAEQVSDLIFYGAMGVILGGRFGYVMFYNFSQFLDDPIWLLRVWEGGMSFHGGLLGVLIAVAIFARKYQKNFFDVGDFVAPLVPIGLMFGRIGNFIGGELWGRAADPQAVPWAMVFPRADELARHPSQLYQAGLEGLMLFIVLWWYSSKPRPRMAVGAAFLLGYGIFRTIAEFFREPDAHIGFDLFGWMSRGQLLSLPMIVAGLLLMAWAYRRRPQSV
- a CDS encoding putative bifunctional diguanylate cyclase/phosphodiesterase — encoded protein: MTQVSPIPHQRSQLFCLSLDDSAFDFWQAQARGEALISRCDGFADMSSQWLQSPDSALAIAASHYDGRLRDLLERLQLTLPDAPVIVLLQQPCGADIAVELIDLGVQEVVVSPESGWQLDDSLALASARKHHELQLQRSSHYDCLTGLANRTLFQDRLDYSLAQSQRRQRGLALLFIDLDRFRIVNDVFGHDGGDEVLKVIAARLQQCVRRADTLARLAGNSFAVLLDNINDTHIAELVADKLRLRINQAIELGEEEVFVSASIGMELATRVGFDAGQLVRRAELALHQAKQQGRQRSQLYEDQPSPISSVRAGLESSLHHALERDELYLAYQPQVQVDSRRFAGVEALMRWQHSSLGSIPPAVFIPVLEDTGLIEAFGEWAIRSACRQYQQWLQQGQVPDNSKVSVNLSPRQFRQDNLEQIVRRTLTETGLPAHNLMLEITESMLMTSVEQNAELLSRLRELGIGVAIDDFGTGYSSLAYLKNLPIDVLKIDRMFVKDIVDNADDAAIAHSIINLAHNLGLKVIAEGVEDVEVLEILSLLGCDQYQGYYFARPSNAADIPDLVARCR
- a CDS encoding TonB family protein — encoded protein: MARSLSAVLLLCVLAMPVQAQLVLNGSASYQRLSQDIYIGGLYLSQASDDVVFVRSAATAKRMRLVVAAKRWSPRRWQQMWQNNISINNENVSQSAQVARGIQQLTELLREDLLQGDELTIDYQPAVGTRIYLNQQLAIRSSGTELFNFLVNTWIGPLPPSRDFRDRMLGKVKDDLSQRQRQMLAEHKIPSARLGLYKGWVEQELQQQQAAQAAEEAARRKAEQAKREEAERRARILAERKAKEEAERQARLEAERLAQQEAERQRAAEAARLAALEAERAKQQAVDPAEQQRYLAAVLQWRMQNALNAEVAYPAWARQFEQEGLVEVSLTLRRNGDIIEVMAAENGAHKLLISEVQRALQVVASKVEVPEALDGDSWTLPLRYRFLLDDATPLPNPEPKAPEGANMESAGGNDSVSLDAYRQQLISRVRDNIRYPKAAQILKKTGRVSYQLVIAADGQLISSTALQSAAHRELNQAVTSAIDAALPLAPLPAGSDQLVVQIEHEFRL
- the thyA gene encoding thymidylate synthase — translated: MQQYLDMMRHVREQGVFKQDRTGTGTYSCFGYQMRFDLSQGFPLVTTKKLHLRSIIHELLWFLSGDTNIAYLKENGVSIWDEWADADGNLGPVYGSQWRSWPAADGRQIDQISQLIEQVRNNPDSRRLIVSAWNVGEIDNMALPPCHAFFQFYVADGKLSCQLYQRSADVFLGVPFNIASYALLLHMMAQQCELEVGDFVWTGGDVHLYANHLEQADLQLTREPLPLPQLVIQRKPESLFDYQFDDFVIEGYQSHPHIKAPVAV
- a CDS encoding dihydrofolate reductase, translated to MSLALIVAKAQNHTIGRDNKLPWYLPNDLKYFKQVTLGKPIIMGRKTYDSIGKPLPGRTNIVITRQTDYQPPQADESVRVVDSLEAAQQLAEQILLINGQDEAMIIGGAEIYALALPLVERMYITEVHAKVDGDAFFPAFDTQQWQPVAREDFSAEGPNPYDYSFVVYQRR
- a CDS encoding sulfite exporter TauE/SafE family protein, producing the protein MTVFLLFLAVGALAGLLAGLFGVGGGMVIVPVLVLTFEAQHLSADVLTHMAVATSLATIVFTSISSVLEHHRNGAVQWPLVTRLSVGIVIGTAIGVALITQVPGPVLQNIIGVFALLLAGKMFFDLNPGSDGTIPSVPAMVGAGGVIGFGSSWFGIGGGTFTVPYLSWMRIPMRQAVATSAACGLPIAITGAISNVWAGWNNPLLPSWSSGFLYWPAIVGIVLTSVPMAKVGARLAHRLDQNKLKKGFALLLLVVGLRFLLG